TATCTTAACATAGTCATAACAATTCTCCTATATAATTTTTTTATTAATGATTTAGGAGGAGAGATACATTGAAAAGAGTTGTTTTTATTTGCATATTTATATTAAGTAGTATTTTAAGTTTTGGCTTAGAGAGTATTAAAGTTGATAAAGGTGAGTATTTAGTTGATTTAAATACTTTTTTGATAAAATGGAAAACTATGAATGAAGAAGTAAATCTTTCTGGTTCACAAGAATATTTTGAAGTTAAAGTTATTTCAAAAAAAGATAATGAAATTATATTTGAGAGAAAAAACTCTTTAATTACACTTACTTTTTTTGAAGATTATATATCTGTTAAAGGAGAGCCAAAGAGTGGAGATTTTTTATTTCCCTTAATAGCATATGAATCTGAAGAGTTTATTTTACCTTTAAAAAATGGAAAAAGAGTTCCAACAAATGATAAAATTTGGAAAGGGTATTTAGAGAAAAAATTGGATAGTAGTCAAGGATCTAGTGTATTTTCAATGAATTTATTTTCTATAAAAAGTAATGGAAAGTATGTCACATATATTTATGATAATAGGTATCACAATAAAGTTACATACAAAGATAATATATTATCATTTTCCCATAGTTTTTCAAAAATTTCTAAAAATAATGAGATAAATTTTAAGATTTATCCAAATGTTTTATCAATAGCAGAGAGCGCTAAAATTTATAGAAAAGAATTAATACAAACTGGGAAATTTAAAACTTTAAAAGAAAAGATTAAAGAGAATTCAAATGTTGAAAAACTTTTGGGAGCACCGCATTTTTATATAACAGGAGAGGTGTTATTTTCTATTGAGGATATAAGAGATTTTAATGGATTTTTTAATAGATTTAAAGAGGAATTAAGAAATAAAAAGAGTTTTTTAATGGAGTTATTTTCTAAAAATATATCTACTTCGAAAGAGTTTGAAAATTTTATTGAGCAATTGAAACCAAATCAAAAATTGAATTTATATGAAAAAAGAACTTTTATTAAATATTTTAATGAACTTTTATATAATGAGATTTTTAGTAATGAGGAAAATTCAGTGAAAATTTCTCAAAATTTAAAATTAGAAATAGAAAAAACATTTGGGAAATTCATGACTCCTATAAATTATTGGGGTGAAGGAACATCAATAGAAATTTTAGAAACTCTTAATCAATTTGGAATAGATAAAGCATGGCTTGGATTTCATAACTATACAATGGGAGAATTGAATCCAAAATTCATAAAAAAAGCTGTTGGTATGGGTTATTTAGTGGGAGCTTATGATTCTTATAAAAGCATCCAT
Above is a genomic segment from Cetobacterium somerae ATCC BAA-474 containing:
- a CDS encoding glycoside hydrolase; the encoded protein is MKRVVFICIFILSSILSFGLESIKVDKGEYLVDLNTFLIKWKTMNEEVNLSGSQEYFEVKVISKKDNEIIFERKNSLITLTFFEDYISVKGEPKSGDFLFPLIAYESEEFILPLKNGKRVPTNDKIWKGYLEKKLDSSQGSSVFSMNLFSIKSNGKYVTYIYDNRYHNKVTYKDNILSFSHSFSKISKNNEINFKIYPNVLSIAESAKIYRKELIQTGKFKTLKEKIKENSNVEKLLGAPHFYITGEVLFSIEDIRDFNGFFNRFKEELRNKKSFLMELFSKNISTSKEFENFIEQLKPNQKLNLYEKRTFIKYFNELLYNEIFSNEENSVKISQNLKLEIEKTFGKFMTPINYWGEGTSIEILETLNQFGIDKAWLGFHNYTMGELNPKFIKKAVGMGYLVGAYDSYKSIHLKGKEKWNTASFQDETLFDSSTITLENGEKVTGFNGFGRELNPKFSFDEVNYRLNRFSKLEFNSWFVDTDAVGEIYDDFTPGNESDEEEQVNQRIKRMDLIKDKYNLVIGSEDGDDFAAATISYAHGIFTGIVPWWIYKDMKNPNSDYFIGRYVSKDGGVPEYFEKEILLVDEADYIFYNELFNIPLYQLVYNDSVIGTNHWIFHTLKVKNRQKDIVLRGILYNVPPMYHLDRKTLKENKDRITKHFQNFSKLHRELALEEMVDFCYLTEDRLVQKTTFSNGKEIIVNFSEIPFYQNSIKVDKKSFLLINFKKSNDEL